The Kutzneria kofuensis genome has a window encoding:
- a CDS encoding dienelactone hydrolase family protein — MRKGMVDVPTEDGVADSYLVVPDGGGPGVLLFMDAFGLRPRIEEMAERIAARGYAVLAPNLLYRGGRAPQFDLADLGDPDKRGALFGQIMPLIAALTPETIVRDAAKYIDFLAAQDGVEAGPVVITGYCMGGTNALRVIEALPDRVKAIASFHGGRLATDQPDSPHLAVGSITGEVYFGHADNDHSMSAEQIKTLEAALDEAGVTYRSELYEGAEHGFTMSDTAAHNAAAEQRHWENLFALLERTR; from the coding sequence ATGCGCAAGGGCATGGTGGACGTGCCGACCGAGGACGGCGTCGCCGATTCCTACTTGGTGGTGCCGGACGGCGGTGGCCCCGGGGTGCTTCTGTTCATGGACGCCTTCGGGTTGCGGCCCCGGATCGAGGAGATGGCCGAGCGCATCGCCGCCCGCGGCTACGCCGTGCTGGCGCCGAACCTGCTCTACCGTGGCGGTCGGGCACCGCAGTTCGACCTGGCCGACCTGGGCGATCCGGACAAGCGCGGCGCGCTGTTCGGGCAGATCATGCCGCTGATCGCCGCCCTGACGCCCGAGACGATCGTTCGGGACGCCGCCAAGTACATCGACTTCCTGGCCGCGCAGGACGGTGTCGAGGCGGGGCCGGTCGTGATCACCGGCTACTGCATGGGCGGCACCAACGCGTTGCGCGTGATCGAGGCGCTGCCGGACCGGGTGAAGGCCATCGCGTCCTTCCATGGCGGCCGGCTGGCCACCGACCAGCCGGACAGCCCGCACCTGGCCGTCGGGTCCATCACCGGCGAGGTCTACTTCGGACACGCCGACAACGACCACTCGATGAGCGCGGAGCAGATCAAGACGCTGGAGGCCGCGCTGGACGAGGCCGGCGTCACCTACCGCTCCGAGCTGTACGAGGGCGCGGAGCACGGCTTCACCATGTCCGACACCGCCGCCCACAACGCCGCCGCCGAGCAGCGGCACTGGGAGAACCTGTTCGCGCTGCTGGAGCGCACCCGCTAA